GGTTACATTGGGGTCCAATTGATCTAAACATTATTGGCTGTTTTGGCTGAAGAGATGGCTGTCAAGTTATTTTTTACAATACCATGAtgtagcaaatgtttttttttattttttattaaaaggctTGCTACTATTCTGGAGGTGTCATCACAGCCCCTCTTCCTTTACTGGTTTACCCCAGTCGTTTAAAAGCTTGGTCTTACTGCCATCCTTCAGTTGTATAGTTTCTCACTTCATTGGAGGGCCAAAAGGAAAGATCCTTGGCCACAcctaacctattttttttttaatgagggtAGAGGTCTGTAGTTGAAAGCTTGTGAAAAatgttaaaacagaaaatcaaCTCAAAAGGCCATTGAGCTatggaaaaaaaaagtcaatttcagTTAAGATTAATGTTTATTTCAGCTATTTACAGTAACGCATGATTAcatgatttgtattattttgtataacaTCTTTCTTGCAAAATGCTAAACTGAAGGCAGCAATGCCAGACAAAGTTAACATATCCTTTATAAATCAATAGAAACAGTGCAGAGTACATCTGTTATGTTTAAGGATCACAGAATATTTGCAGCAGAAACCAAACATGAACCCTTctatttttcaattccaattccttttttaaatcaattccaattccaatttggAATctattaaaagggaattggaattgggaattgattttcaaatggaattaagaacataagaacataagaaagtttccaaacgagagaggccattcagcccatcttgctcgtttggttgttagtagattattgatcacagaatctcatcaagcagcttcttgaaggatcccagggtgtcagcttcaacaacattactggggagttggttccagaccctcacaactctctgtgtaaaaaagtgcctcctattttctgttctgaatgcccctttatctaatctccatttgtgacccctggtccttgtttcttttttcaggtcaaaaaagtcccctgggtcgacattgtctataccttttaggattttgaatgtttcaatcagatcgccgcgtagtcttctttgttcaagactgaacagattcaattcttttagcctgtctgcatatgacatgccttttaaacccgggataattctgtttgctcttctttgcattctttctagagcagcaatatcctttttgtaacaaggtgaccagaactgaacacaatattctaggtgaggtcttactaatgcattgtaaagttttaacattacttcccttgatttaaattcaacacttctcacaatatatccgagcatcttgttggccttttttatagcttccccacattgtctagatgaagacatttctgagtcaacataaactcctaggtctttttcatagttcccttcttcaatttcagtatctcccattgatatttattttattttctctattaaatgtcatttgccatgtgtctgcccagttctgaatgctgtctagatcattttgaatgacctttgctgctgcaacagtgtttgccactcgtCCTATtattgtgtcgtctgcaaatttaacaagtttgcttactatacaagaatccaaatcattaatgtagattaggaatagcagaggacctaatactgatccctgtggtacaccactggttacctcgctccatgttgaggtttctcctctaatcagtacattctgttttcgacatgttaaccactccctaatccatgtgcatgcatttccttgaatccctactgcgttcagtttgagaattaatcttttatgcgggactttgtcaaaagctttgcaattatccattgtcaatgttgcatcctcaaaaaagtcaagcaggttatttattattattatttgtttatttagcagacgcctttatccaaggcgacttacagagactagggtgtgtgaactatgcatcagctgcagagtcacttacaattacgtctcacccgaaagacggagcacaaggaggttaagtgattagacacaatctccctttcctaaaaccatgctgactgtctcccaggatattgttaccatataggtaattttccattttagatcattttactacgttcagtttgagaattaatcttttatgcaggactttgtcaaaagttttctggaaatctaaataaaccatgtcgtatgctttgcaattatccattgtcaatgttgcaatgttgcatcctcaaaaaagtcaagcaggttagttagacacgatctccctttcctaaaaccatgctgactgtgcTGATATTGCTGATGctgatattgttaccatataggtaattttccattttagatcttattatattggaattgaaaaaaaaatgaccctAACCCTGCATTGTATAAGCCTTTCTTACACACTTTGAATACAGCTCCAATACACCCAGTTAAGCAAATTAGTTACCAGTAATATTGCTTGACAAGAACAGACATTCTTTGAATATATAACAGTTAGTAATGGTAAATTAGCAGCCATATATCTACAGGTTATCGCACCCACTGTATTGCACAAAACGTGGATACATTTCCATTCCGTTAATGTTTGCTAGGTTGAGCTGTAAGTATTCAGACCAACTGGTGATAGATTTGCTCTGAATCCTTGGAGAGCAACAAAGAAATCTAAACCTCTGATCCCCTTGTTCGTTCTTGCGCTTCGTCATTGCTCAGGTTTACTTCAGTGGAGTGTACTCATTTTTTTTGTGGAGTGGGGCCCATTTGTGAATTGTACTGGTACAATACAGCAGCAGACATTCCTAGAGCATTCCTAGAGCATGAACACAATCATTGCCTTTTAACTAATTGTGTCCCTTTCAATGTAATTGGAGGTATTTACAATTGCACTTTCACTTTAATCATTTTACCATATTTATACTTTAGTGATGAATCCTAAATGTTACCACATTGCTTTGTCAAATGCTAGAATTACAACAGCAATACAGAGGCAGACATTAACAGTGCATAAACATTTGTAGCAATTTGCACTCGGACGCTGTACTCAAGACTGGTATTTGATTATTGATGCAAAAAGTCTGTGTTGCAGAATGTAACAGAAAACTACATTTAGCTTTGAACACCAAATATATTAGACTATTGAGAAGCAGATATAAAAATTTGCTCAGCTATAGAATTAGGCACATTTGTAAACGCCACCAATTAGATGATTAACATTGTCTGGCATTTTTGTACTACATTCTACCCCAGTATTTTGCAAAAATCCTTTTGTACGTACAAATAAAGTTACTAAAGCAAGACGCAACAAGATATACATATAGGTTTACTCAATAATTATAATGGACATAGTCTAAGCCAGTGATACACTTCGAGTGATACACTTTTGGCAAAgggaaacaacaataaaaaagaagaaataaaaccaaattaaacaaagaaaaaactgacattttcaaCCCTGGTCCCAAAATGACTGTTGTTTTAGTCCACTAATTTTGCACATGCATTGGCCTCACAGCTTCAGTGAATATCAACCCTACCAGTAACAaactaaaatgtcatttttataatCCCTTTTACAAGACAGAATAACAATCAAAAGctctgcaataaataaaaaagctcaGACACAGATTTACAGAGGTTACAAGATGAATTAAAAATACACTGAttgaacaaacagaacaaatCGGTACATTTGAAGTGATAAACTTTTTGGGTTTGTGTAACTTACTAAGCATTTTTAGTACAATCCATGCCATTACCATTCATGCAAGCCCTTTCTTGAGAAAGCTAAATACTTAGCAAACCATCGAAAGGGAAGCATTCTGCAGTCTTACTGCTTTTTGAAAAATGTACACCTGTATATCTagctggaacaaaaacaaaacatgacaaaacaaaaagtattttgtaCGTTACATGCCTTCAACTCCTTCTTCATGGCAGTGCTTCGACACAGATCTGCTCTCCCGATACCTCATCTAGTATCTGAGCTTCCATCGGATTGGCAATCTCATTGCCAAATGCTTCCGGGTTTGACACTGAGTCTTCTGAACCCCTGGCTTTCTCGCTGTGTTGCTCTGAGGGGGATGTGCTTTCAATCGACTCCAGATCTTCGATGCCTGCTCGGTAATGGATCATGAGAAGGGTTAGGGCTTGTAGTCTTTCTCCGGATTTGGACAGGGCTGCAGAAATCAAAGACTTTTTCCTGGCATCGGTGGTCTCCTTCTCTTCTTGGACAAGGGAATTGTTGTGTTCCAGCTCCTGGTCGATCTCTTGTTGCAACTTGTCCAACATCAGTTCCAGCTTCTGGGACCTCTCGTCCGTCGGCAACCCCCGGTAAAGATCTCGTCCAATTTCTTTGACAGCGATGAACACACTGTCATCCAAGCCCCCTTCTTTCCTGACTAGTTTTGTACTTGCAGGAGCTAGACGCTTGGATGGACTACCGGCGACGTATGTCTCTGTGTCGCTGCTTTCATTATCAGATGTGTTGGGTGTGTGTTTCGGAGAGGGTTCGACTATCTCAGGCCCCTGCTCCACAAGGCGAGACTTGGGTATCTGCCTTAGGTTTAACAAGCGGGAGCTAGTGTTGATGATATGTCTGGTTAACCCAGTGGCCTTGTTCAGGGTTGACTTTGCTTCCAAGTCCATCCTCTTGTCACCTGCCATGCAGTAAGGGTGCTCCGCTAGGCATTTTTCCTGGCATTTCTTATGGCACACATAGGCACAAATCATGCATTGTGATGCTGCTTTGGTCCAAACTTTCTTCTTGCAGTACTCACACCAAGTTGGGTtttgaaactgtgtgtcttggaAATTATGCTTTACTTCTGTAATCAGCATTGGTGGGAGGTTAGCTTCTTCTTTCGCAAACAGCGGTGCATCCTCTTGTACACTGCATTCTCTTTCACTTTCTATCAAACCACTAGAGTGCTCTGATTCCCCCTCTTTCAAATAGGTGAAGTTTACAGCAACATCCCCATAACAAAGTTTTTCATTAAATCCCTTATGAGTGCTTAGATTTCTCAGAGCAGTTCTGCTGATGCTAGCTTTTGGTTCTGGTGTGTTTAACCTGAAAGTGGTTTGATATTCCATAGAGGATGTAGAAAGACATTCCAAGGCGATGTGTTCAAGTTTCAAACTTACATATCCGAGGCAGATGAGACTACCAAGTTTAAAAGGGTCCTTACACCAAAGTGCTATATTAAGGTACTTGTGGTGACTCTCTGTCTCAAACACTGATGAGGCTTTTTTCCATCTGGCAATGCGGTTGCGGTAAACTGCTTCAGAGGATTCCCACATCGCTTGATCCTCCACACTATCCTTAGTGCTGCAGGAACTTTCAGGAACCTTGTCTTTTGAGTCCACTTTGTTTGAATTCGAGGGTTCCAGCTCTTCGTTTTGTTCCACAGGTTTCACGGGTGACTTCTCGGCTGCTTTCTCCCCGGTGTTCAAAGGTGGAGGCGGTCTTTCCGGCTTTTCGATGGGGGCATCTCCCGAATCCAGTAGGCAATGTGTTTCTGAGGAAGCCAGAGTCAATTTAATGTGAGGTCTTGGGGGCACAGGGGGTCTGTTCGGAGGAGCATGTGAAGGCTTGCCTTGCTGCTGAGTTGCTTCTGGGGACTCTGTGCTTTTTGGGAGGGGAGGTTTAGTTCCATTCTTCGGCTGTGGCTTCAGTGGTGCCTGAAGACCTCCCAGGTTCAGTTTGCGGTTAAGGATGGGGGAAATGGTTCCTAGGGGTTTAGAAGCAAGGTTGGCCACTGTCCTTTTGGGGCTTTGGTTTATGGTCAGCAGAGACTCTTCCTTGATATCACTGCTTGGTGGCTTCGCTTCATACACCTGCTCTTCCAACTCGGGGTCCATATCTTTGCTGTCGCTGCTGTCTAAGGTGTTGATGCTGGCAGAGTCTTCCTCATACACGGGCTGTGTCAGGTAAGCGGGCTCTTCCAACTGATTGAACCCTTCCTGCAGCGCCCCCACTGGCTGGATCTGATGACGCACTGGCCTCTCGTAATACACCAACACCTTATCCCCAGCCTGCTTAATGAGCTTCAGGACATGAACCGAAGAGGTCACCTTTACACCTAGAAAATCAGTGAGAACAATTGTAGAAAGTGCTTCTACCATTATAAGAGGCAAGTTACAGTACCTAGTATTGTAAAGTCTCACTTACAAGTTGtttttattgaatgttttatgGGTACACTACAATTTCATGtcaccaattctctcatattactgaattacaaatggtacattgaaatttcgttccgtttaatattttattttaaaacactgaaactcaaaatcaattattgtaaggtgacattggttttatgttaggaaatatttttaagaaaaataaaaaactgaaatatcttgcttgcataagtattcaacccctgtgctgtggaagtccccagtttacaccgatgaaagaaattgccctaacgaggacacaattatcttaccattggcctccacctgtgaaccattaaagttgctgtcacgttttctggataaaaaccccactgttgaaggatcattggtgaggctgtgaatctgaaggaaaattaagaccaaagagcattctacagaagttagagataaagtaatacaaatgcatagattatggaaagggtacaaaataatatccaagtgtttggatatcccagtgagcacagttggatcaataatcaggaagtggaagctgcatcacaccacccaggcactgctaAGAAAAGGcagtccctcaaaactcagcgctcaaacaaggaggaaATTTGTGAGctaagccacagagaggccaacaatcactttgaaggagctacagagttcagtggctgggagtggagtaatggtgcaccagtcaaccatatcaagaggtctgcataacactggcctgtatgggaggatggcaagaaagaagccgttactcaaaaagtaccatctgaacgcacgtctggagtttgccagaaagcatgagagtgacccagctgcgatgtgggaaaaggttttgtggtcagatgagaccaagatagagctttttggccaaaactcaaacctaacactgcccttcctcaagacacaccatccctacagtgaagtatggtggtggcagcatcatgctgtggggatgcttctcatcagcagggactgggcatcttgttaaaattgaaggaataatggatggagcaaaatacagggaaatactgcaagagaacttgcttcagtctgctaaaaaactgaagcttgggaggaaattcacctttcagcaggacaatgatcccaagcacaaggacAAAGCAaaattggagtggctcaagaacaaaaaggtgaatgtcctacagtggcctagtcaaagtcctgatctcaatcccattgagaatctgtggcactatttgaaaattgcggtccacaagcgtcgtccaaccaacctgaacaacctggagcaaatctgccaagaagaatgggtcaaaatcactctgacactgtgtgcaaagctggtacatacttaccccaaaagacttaaagctgttattgcagcaaaatgtggctctaccaaatattaatatgtgggggttgaatacttatgcaagcaagatatttctttttggtcttcattttccttcagattcacagcttgaccaatgatccttcaacagtggggtttttacccagaaaatgtgacagcaactgtAATGTTTCACAgttggaggccaatggtaaggtaattgtgtcctcgttagggcaatttctttcatcggtgtaaactgggagcttccacagcacaggggttatatacttatgcaagcaagatatttcagtttttttatttttcttaaaaatatttcccaacataaaacaaatgtcaccttacaataattgattttgagtttcagtgttttaatataaaatatcaaacagaatgaaatttcaatgtaccatttgtaattcagtaatatgagagaattggtcaggggtctgaatacttttgcaaggcactgtatatatatatatatatatatatataaaatatgtatcgatatgtatatatgtattcgATATATCCATTACTAAACTGTGTGCTATGAttaaaaacacatgttaaaaatAGAATTTGGATGCATTCAGTTCAAACAAAGTTGAAAACCTATTGATGTGTAGTATCTAGCGTAATAATAGGCTGTTCATTTTTGATAAGGAAGGCTTTGTGTGCTAGCTCCAGCTGTAGCAGCTTTGACATGGTCTACACACAAGGTCTATAACAAACATCTGATGCTTTACATGGAATATTTCAGACAAGATTAAAAAATATACCAGGCCATTATGTCTAGTATAGTTATTTAATGCAAAATCTTCAATGTAGTCATGTCTTGACAGTCTATTATTCTGACAGTATAACAGACATAATACCtatgttttagtgtttttttcaTGGTTTTACACAGCAGGCATGGAAACAAGACTcacgttgcacagcagtttaatccattcctggttttagtatAAGTTTAatcacacacacctgagcttgttatctatacactggctaatcaagcttgtattaaaaattggaatgggtgaaactgctgttgATAGCAACCCACCCGGCATAATCTTCCCAGTCACTGTATCAAACAGATAAAAGATAACATTTGTCTTAATTATGCTAAGAACAACAAATAATTCAAAAGATTATGAAATGTGCAATCTTAAAAGTGCTTGACCTCTCACCTCCGATGGCAATGAGTCTATCTCCTTTCTGAAGGTCGGCCAGGGCGGCAGGGGAGTTGGGGACTACAGTCTCAATACTGACATTCACAGCATCCCCTTCAATGGCCGGTACCTGCCTGAACGTCAGGCCAACACTTTGGGAGTTTCCCTTGATGATTtcaacctgcaaaaaaaaaaaaaaaagaaatatcattACTTCAGGTGGCCAAAGGATCATCATCCAATTCTGTTCCGTTGTTTGTTTTACTGAAGAAGAATTTTACCCCCTtctctttattaaaatgtaatatttaagtgGAACTGCGATAAAAAACATACAGTTCATGCACTGTGGTGAAAACAGGATATTGGTGTATTCAGTTTGACATGATAAAGTTCATGCCATTTGAAAATTATTAGTGGAAACCACTTGACATTGAAAGCATTCTGACTATTCACTGTCGCCCCCTCACAGATTAAAAGGACACTAGCTGTTTAGAGCTGTATTTAAAAAgataagattttgtttttttacagtatgtTGAAGGATGGTGATGATAACCCAAAATAACAATATGAGGCTTTAACAAAAATGCCATACTT
The sequence above is a segment of the Acipenser ruthenus chromosome 7, fAciRut3.2 maternal haplotype, whole genome shotgun sequence genome. Coding sequences within it:
- the LOC117415009 gene encoding PDZ domain-containing protein 8-like — protein: MIYLILVSALTGALITLLLQFLLLYRRSPEPVARTVQYVKAVPEPALRDYFNNKLAETGHHQQDNTVTAKQEDSTPSRQQDGASSTSSSSSSPKQQQQPSQPQPDLLHASSKSETCNFLNAIFLFLFRELRDTHLVRHWVTKKIKVEFEELLQTKTAGRLLEGLSLRDFSLGNSLPVFKTAKLIRPVSCNEDGMPEELNFEVDLEYNGGFHLAIDVEMVFGKSAYLFVKMTRVVGRLRLQFTRMPFSHWSFSFLEDPLIDFEVRSQFEGRPLPQLTSIIVNQLKRVIKRKHTLPNYKIRYKPFFPFQVQPTSLEAVDVDLSIQDTGLVEGRLKVTVVECSRLFILGSYDRETYVHCTVELSSSVWKEKPRSSIKTVEIIKGNSQSVGLTFRQVPAIEGDAVNVSIETVVPNSPAALADLQKGDRLIAIGGVKVTSSVHVLKLIKQAGDKVLVYYERPVRHQIQPVGALQEGFNQLEEPAYLTQPVYEEDSASINTLDSSDSKDMDPELEEQVYEAKPPSSDIKEESLLTINQSPKRTVANLASKPLGTISPILNRKLNLGGLQAPLKPQPKNGTKPPLPKSTESPEATQQQGKPSHAPPNRPPVPPRPHIKLTLASSETHCLLDSGDAPIEKPERPPPPLNTGEKAAEKSPVKPVEQNEELEPSNSNKVDSKDKVPESSCSTKDSVEDQAMWESSEAVYRNRIARWKKASSVFETESHHKYLNIALWCKDPFKLGSLICLGYVSLKLEHIALECLSTSSMEYQTTFRLNTPEPKASISRTALRNLSTHKGFNEKLCYGDVAVNFTYLKEGESEHSSGLIESERECSVQEDAPLFAKEEANLPPMLITEVKHNFQDTQFQNPTWCEYCKKKVWTKAASQCMICAYVCHKKCQEKCLAEHPYCMAGDKRMDLEAKSTLNKATGLTRHIINTSSRLLNLRQIPKSRLVEQGPEIVEPSPKHTPNTSDNESSDTETYVAGSPSKRLAPASTKLVRKEGGLDDSVFIAVKEIGRDLYRGLPTDERSQKLELMLDKLQQEIDQELEHNNSLVQEEKETTDARKKSLISAALSKSGERLQALTLLMIHYRAGIEDLESIESTSPSEQHSEKARGSEDSVSNPEAFGNEIANPMEAQILDEVSGEQICVEALP